The sequence TGATGTTGTTGGTCGAGAAATAGCGCAGGCCAAACGCAGGACGCTCCGGATCCTGGCGGTTGTACCAGGGATCGAAGCAGACCACCGCCGGCCCATCGTTCTGCAAATCCGCCCATACCCGGTAAGACTGACCGGAGAACAGCTCTTCCATGCGATATCTCTGCGCTAAAACGAAACTACATTCGAACTAATTTCAAACTGGCCGCGACGACACGAAGGTCGCGGCGCCGGATGCTTCTGAGCCAGAAAATACACTATCGATAACGGACGAAGGCTTCCAGTCCCGCAATGCAACATGGGCGTTTTGGCAAAGATTCATGTCTTGGACGCCAGGCCGTCCCGACCATTCTGTCGCACTGCGGCACGGCGACCGAAGCGGTGATCCGGATACAGAAAAGGGGCCCAGCCTTTCGGGCTGGACCCCTTTCGCGTCTAAGGAAACGTATCAGCGACGGTAGCGCTGGACGTCCATCACCTCGCCGCTGCGGGCGCTGATGGTCACGCGGATGTCGCGACCGCGATAATCCTCGCCGTCGACGATCCAGGCGCGGCCGCGTCGGCCGACGCTGTTCACATCGGCCATGCCGGCGCCGCGTGCGATGCGACGCGCATCGCGCGGGCCGATGCCGCGATCGTAACTGTCCTGGCGATCCTGCCGGTCGTAGCGGTCATAGCCCCGGCCCTGAGGCGGGACGACCCGGACACCGCCCTCGTCGATCATAACGCCCTGCGCGGATACCGCGGGCACGACGCCGATCAGGGCGGAAGCAAAGAGGGTCGTTGCGAGTAGAATTCGAAGTCTCATGGGAGATCTCCTCCACGTGGGGCCGGCGCGTTGCCAATCCCGATCGGCAAGCAAACGCGGCCCGCCGATGTAAGGTTCCTCACGGTCACGACGAGACCAGGCACACCCGACTGTCTTACGCGGCCCATTTCAGTTGTCGGTGTGAAAGCTGCCGATCTCTACGAGCATATCTTCAACTGCGGAACAAAATACCCTAGGGTTGCGGCGAGGCGCGCATGCACAGACGCAGATCCTATCTGACGAAGGCACTCTCCGAGCTTGGCGAGGTCGCGGACGCAGCGGCGCTCGAGCCAGGGCGCTGGGCCGACTTCATCGACCTGCTTCGCCAGAAGACACTGGATTCGAAGGTCACCTTTCAGGTCCTCGACCATGAAGCATCCAAGTCCCTGACGATCCACAGCAGCGGCTTCATGGACAGCACGCTACGCAACTACGCCGACTACTATGTCCGGATATCGCCCTGGCGCGATTTGATGATCCGCTCCACCATCAAGCGCCCCGTATGGTCCGACCACCTGCTGCCCCCGGACGAGTTCCGCAAGACGGAGTTCTACCATGACCTGGCACGCCCCGAAGGACAGATGGATAGCGCCACCGGCATATCCCTGATCAAGGAGGGAAGCCGCGCGGCCGTACTCGCGGCCCATTACGATGGGAGATTCGGGCAAGAGATGCACAGCTTTGTCGGGTCGATCCTGCAAGGGATCGGCGGGCGAATGCGTCAATCGCTGGACATAAACCGGGTGCTCGCGCAGGCGACGCCCCGCTTTCGAGGGGACGTTTCCTTGCTGCACGCGCTCGAAACTCCCGCCCTGATCGTCACGGCCAGCGGCAGGGTCATCGCGTCGAATCAGGCGCTGGCTGACATCCTCGGCCGTAACGATGCGGTTGCCATCGGCAGCGGCGACCTGCTGCGTTTCGGATTGCCCGAGGTTCAGGCGCTGTTTCTCGAACGGCTGCGTCACCGTGGCGACGGCCTGCGCTATCAACCGCCGCCCGACGACCTGGTGCTCAACCATCCCGAGACGCCGATGACGATCTCGATCCTGCCGATCGCCGGCCCTCTTCCCGACACGACCGGCGTGGGCGTGCTCTTCCCCTCACCCGCCAGTTTCCTGGTCGTGCTGCGCCCCTACGGCAAGGCCGATTCCGTCGACGAGGCGCGCCGACGGCTGGTTTCCGACTTCCGCCTCACCCAGGCCGAGATCCGGCTGGTTCTGGCGCTGGAACGGGGCGACAGCCTCGGCGCCTTTGCCGAAGCGAACAACCTGTCGCTGCACACCGTGCGGACCCATCTGAAGTCCATCTTTTCCAAGACGAACACGCATCGCCAGCATGAGCTCGTGGCGCTGACGGGTCGCCTCCGGCGATAGGACCGGCAGGGCCGCCTGCGATCGCGAGGGCGGCGATACGACCCAGCCCAACATTAGACCTTCAAATCCCCTCCCTCCCGCTGCTACATCGGCGCGGGGGAATCGTGGCACCACGACGGCTCGCCCAAGCTTTGGAAGACGAGCCATAGAGGGTGCTCCCATGACCGATCCCGTTTCGCATCGCCAGGCCCTGGCGGTGGAACCTTTTGCTGTCCTGAGCCGCGTGCCGGCCATCGGCAATCTCATTCTCGGCGTGCGCGCGGACGGCGCCTTGCTGGAAGGCATCGGCGCGATCGAGACCGCCACGCTGGAGGATGGCTTTGCCGTGCTGCGCGGCCCGGGCCGCGAGACGCGGCTCGAACTCGCCGCCATCGCCCAGATCGTCACCGACCAGATGGTGATGAAGAACGTCCTGCCCTTCCTCGAAATCCTCGATTCCCAGGGCAATACGATCGCCAAGCTCACCGCGCTGGACGGGCTGGAGGGCTTCGATGCGGCGCTCGATGGCCTTGCGCGCACGCCGCTCGACGCCGCCCCGGCCGCCGCCCGCCCCGGTCCGGGCGATGAGCCCGCCGACGGTCCGCTCAAGGCCGCGGAAGCCGCCGGCAAGCCGGTCACGCTCCAGGCCGTGAAGACCGGCGTCGTGCACCGCTGGACCGGCACGCTGACCAGCGTTTCGTTCAGCCATGGCTTCCTGAATGCCATGCAGCCCGACATGCACCTGCATATCCGCGCCGGCGCGATCACCGCGTGGAACAGGGAAAGCGTCGACGGCTCCGACGTGTTCAGCGCCATCGACGGCGCGGGCAAGGCGATCGGCCTCACCCTTACGGCCGAAGCCGGCGCCCTCGCCGGCTAGGCGACCTCAAGCGGCGCGCGCGAGGCCTTCCCGTTCGCAAAAGGCGATGACGAGGTCGGCCAGGTCCCGGACGGGACGGCGCGCGCCGGATGCCACCCGCAGCGCGAGTTCGGTCGGGGGCACGGACGGAAAGCCCTCGCCCGACAGCACCGCATAGGCCGGGCGGACCGCCCGCGCCTCGACCAGCGCGACGCCGAGGCCGCCTGCGATCGCCGCCTCGATGCCGATCAGGCTGGCGCTTTCATAGGCCACCCGCCAGCGCCGGCCCGAAGATTCCAGCGCATGCACGGCGCGGTCGCGATAGCGGCAGCCCTGCGGAAACGCGATCAGCGGTACCGGATCGGCGCGCTTCCAGTCGAGATCGCGTGCGCCGACCCAGACGAGCCGCTCCGGCCAGACACCTTCGGCGGGACCGCCGCCGGCGTCGCGCTTCATCAGCACGATATCGAGATCGCCGCGCTCCAGCCCGCGCTCCAGTTCCACGGAAAGGTCGC is a genomic window of Kaistia defluvii containing:
- a CDS encoding helix-turn-helix transcriptional regulator → MDSTLRNYADYYVRISPWRDLMIRSTIKRPVWSDHLLPPDEFRKTEFYHDLARPEGQMDSATGISLIKEGSRAAVLAAHYDGRFGQEMHSFVGSILQGIGGRMRQSLDINRVLAQATPRFRGDVSLLHALETPALIVTASGRVIASNQALADILGRNDAVAIGSGDLLRFGLPEVQALFLERLRHRGDGLRYQPPPDDLVLNHPETPMTISILPIAGPLPDTTGVGVLFPSPASFLVVLRPYGKADSVDEARRRLVSDFRLTQAEIRLVLALERGDSLGAFAEANNLSLHTVRTHLKSIFSKTNTHRQHELVALTGRLRR
- a CDS encoding PepSY domain-containing protein: MRLRILLATTLFASALIGVVPAVSAQGVMIDEGGVRVVPPQGRGYDRYDRQDRQDSYDRGIGPRDARRIARGAGMADVNSVGRRGRAWIVDGEDYRGRDIRVTISARSGEVMDVQRYRR
- a CDS encoding LysR substrate-binding domain-containing protein; the encoded protein is MFDLDLLKTFVSVVDAGGFTRAGERVHRTQSTISQQIRKLEDLAGTPLLLREGRGVTLTREGERLVGYARRILALSEEARSVVGASLASEHVRLGLTEDFAVAELTGLVAEFARLRPECRLDVRCDLSVELERGLERGDLDIVLMKRDAGGGPAEGVWPERLVWVGARDLDWKRADPVPLIAFPQGCRYRDRAVHALESSGRRWRVAYESASLIGIEAAIAGGLGVALVEARAVRPAYAVLSGEGFPSVPPTELALRVASGARRPVRDLADLVIAFCEREGLARAA